The following are encoded together in the Salvia hispanica cultivar TCC Black 2014 chromosome 6, UniMelb_Shisp_WGS_1.0, whole genome shotgun sequence genome:
- the LOC125194207 gene encoding serine/threonine/tyrosine-protein kinase HT1, with product MDEEGSSWIRRTKFSHTVYNRLDTSRLASISVTPLPTRGRSLKRPESSSNLLKAGPNVVQVQQSLAKNKHRAVSPAPEVKLSKTFEEARSNQRRFSTPHPRGKYQEKGIHGKLIPRDSLEATRTPKIIGSNSPSDTSPLRHFTSIKFHDKTKSHKESTWNKYFDHGAGRVTSVETADEHTVDLSKLFLGLRFAHGAHSQLYHGIYMDEAVAVKIIRVPDDDENGALRARLENQFSREVTLLARLHHPNVIKFVGACRDAPVYCVITEYLPEGSLRAYLHKLENKTLPLPKLISMALDIARGLEYIHSQRVIHRDLKPENILLTEDFHLKVADFGIACEEACRDLLADDPGTYRWMAPEMIKRKHYGRKVDVYSFGLILAEFVAGKIPYEDMTPIQAAFAVVNKNLRPSIPVDCPPAMKALIEQCWSSHPDKRPEFWQIVKVLEEFESSLARDGTLKLVQNPCHDHKKGMLHWIHKLGPVHQTSSSSMPKPKFS from the exons ATGGATGAAGAAGGTAGTTCTTGGATTAGGAGAACAAAATTCTCTCATACTGTTTACAACCGTTTGGATACTTCCAGATTGGCCTCTATTTCTGTTACACCTCTGCCAACTCGAGGTCGGAGTTTGAAAAGACCCGAATCGTCTTCTAATTTGCTGAAAGCAGGCCCGAATGTTGTCCAAGTTCAGCAGAGCCTTGCCAAGAACAAGCACCGGGCTGTGTCCCCTGCCCCAGAGGTGAAGCTCTCCAAAACCTTTGAGGAAGCCCGGTCAAACCAGAGGCGATTCTCGACCCCGCATCCCCGTGGGAAATATCAAGAGAAGGGTATTCATGGGAAGTTGATTCCTAGAGATTCCCTAGAGGCTACTCGTACTCCGAAGATTATTGGGTCGAATTCACCAAGTGATACTAGTCCCCTTAGGCACTTCACCTCTATTAAGTTTCATGATAAGACGAAGAGTCATAAGGAATCAACTTGGAATAAGTATTTTGATCATGGTGCGGGGAGGGTCACCTCTGTGGAAACTGCAGACGAGCATACAGTTGATCTCTCCAAGTTATTTCTCGGGTTGAGATTTGCTCATGGGGCACACAGTCAGCTTTACCATGGGATTTATATGGATGAGGCTGTTGCAGTGAAAATTATCAGAGTTCCAGATGATGACGAAAATGGAGCACTTCGTGCTCGGTTGGAGAACCAGTTTAGCAGAGAGGTTACTCTCTTGGCTCGTCTTCACCATCCGAATGTAATAAAG TTCGTAGGGGCATGTCGGGATGCACCTGTATATTGTGTCATAACAGAGTATTTGCCTGAGGGCTCCTTGAGAGCTTACTTGCACAAGCTTGAGAACAAAACACTTCCTTTGCCAAAGTTAATCTCCATGGCTTTGGACATTGCAAGAGGACTAGAATACATCCACTCTCAGCGAGTTATTCACAGGGATCTCAAACCAGAAAATATTCTGTTAACTGAAGATTTCCACCTCAAAGTTGCTGATTTCGGTATTGCCTGCGAGGAGGCTTGCCGTGATCTTCTGGCGGATGACCCAGGTACTTATCGTTGGATGGCTCCTGAGATGATCAAGCGAAAGCACTATGGGAGGAAGGTCGATGTATATAGCTTCGGTCTCATTCTTGCGGAGTTTGTGGCTGGTAAAATCCCTTATGAAGATATGACACCTATACAAGCTGCTTTTGCCGTGGTGAATAAG AACTTGAGGCCTTCTATTCCCGTAGATTGCCCACCTGCCATGAAGGCTTTGATTGAACAATGTTGGTCTTCACATCCTGACAAGAGGCCCGAGTTTTGGCAGATTGTGAAGGTACTTGAAGAGTTTGAGTCTTCACTTGCTCGCGACGGAACCCTGAAACTTGTACAAAACCCATGTCATGACCATAAAAAAGGGATGCTTCATTGGATTCACAAACTCGGTCCGGTGCACCAGacttcttcctcctccatgCCCAAACCTAAGTTTTCGTGA
- the LOC125194188 gene encoding eukaryotic translation initiation factor 3 subunit D-like has protein sequence MVGFEIGAVPFNPDGWGPPDSATAGLSVPNHPSNVPFAPFSRSEKLGRIADWTRNMNNSGRPGSKQGGYHGADSAFDFSGDDSFATLAADEDSSFRLVDTSAKSHHHNPNRPKFNPRWRFNPNHARSQLPQRRDEEQEAKKRDAEKERARRDRLYNANRSQPQRRESSVFKSSVDIQPEWNMLDQIPFSSFSKLSFSVPEPEDLLICGSLEFYDRSYDRITPKNSRPLERFKSRNFFKVTTTDDPVIRRLANEDKATVFATDSILSTLMCAARSVYSWDIVVQRVGNKLFLDKRDGSQLDLLAVHETSQEPLPDTKDDINSMHSLSVEAAYINQNFSQQALIRDANKVTFEEPNPFANEGEEVAPVAYRYRRWKMADDMYLVSRCEVQGVVDINNQRSFVTLNALNEFDPKYSGVDWRQKLETQRGAVLATELKNNANKLAKWTTQALLAGADMMKLGYVSRVHPRDHFNHVILAVVGYKPKDFATQINLNTSNMWGIVKSIVDLCMKLKEGKYVLVKDPSKPQVRIYDVPQDAFDNDYVEEPLPEDEQVQPPAEDADGTEASATVDGAADDKEVAKEVVAAA, from the coding sequence ATGGTAGGATTCGAAATCGGTGCCGTGCCTTTCAATCCCGATGGCTGGGGTCCGCCGGACTCCGCCACCGCCGGACTCTCTGTCCCCAACCACCCCTCCAATGTTCCTTTCGCCCCTTTCTCACGCTCCGAGAAATTGGGGCGCATCGCCGATTGGACCCGGAACATGAACAATTCCGGCCGCCCCGGATCCAAGCAGGGCGGCTATCACGGCGCAGATTCCGCCTTCGATTTCTCCGGCGACGACTCCTTCGCCACCCTCGCCGCCGATGAGGATTCCTCCTTCCGCCTCGTCGACACATCCGCCAAATCGCACCACCACAACCCTAACCGCCCGAAATTCAACCCTAGGTGGCGATTCAACCCTAACCACGCCCGCTCGCAGCTCCCGCAGCGCCGCGACGAAGAGCAGGAGGCAAAGAAGCGAGATGCCGAGAAGGAGCGCGCGCGCCGCGATCGGCTGTACAACGCCAACCGCTCGCAGCCGCAGCGCCGCGAGTCATCGGTGTTCAAGTCCTCCGTCGATATCCAGCCGGAATGGAATATGTTGGATCAAATCCCCTTCTCGAGCTTCTCGAAGCTCTCCTTTTCGGTGCCTGAGCCTGAAGATTTGTTGATTTGCGGCAGCTTAGAGTTCTACGATAGGTCTTACGATCGGATTACCCCGAAGAATTCCCGTCCCTTGGAGCGATTCAAGAGCCGCAATTTCTTCAAGGTCACAACCACTGATGATCCTGTGATTAGGCGTTTGGCAAATGAGGATAAAGCGACGGTTTTTGCTACTGATTCAATTTTGTCGACACTTATGTGCGCTGCTAGATCAGTTTACTCGTGGGATATTGTTGTCCAGCGCGTTGGAAACAAGCTATTCCTTGATAAGAGAGATGGATCGCAGCTTGATTTGCTAGCCGTGCACGAGACGTCGCAGGAGCCATTGCCTGATACCAAGGATGACATCAATTCCATGCACTCTTTGAGCGTGGAAGCTGCTTATATCAACCAGAACTTCTCGCAGCAGGCTTTGATCAGGGATGCAAACAAGGTGACTTTCGAGGAGCCCAACCCCTTTGCTAATGAAGGCGAGGAAGTGGCTCCGGTTGCTTATAGGTATAGACGGTGGAAAATGGCCGATGATATGTATCTTGTCTCGAGATGTGAGGTGCAGGGCGTGGTGGATATAAACAATCAGAGGTCGTTCGTGACACTGAACGCATTGAATGAGTTTGATCCTAAATATTCTGGTGTCGACTGGAGGCAGAAGCTCGAGACACAGAGGGGTGCAGTTCTGGCAACTGAGTTGAAGAACAATGCAAATAAGTTGGCGAAATGGACGACTCAGGCTTTGCTGGCTGGTGCCGATATGATGAAGTTGGGGTATGTTTCCAGGGTTCACCCGAGGGATCATTTCAACCATGTGATATTGGCTGTTGTTGGATACAAGCCAAAGGATTTTGCTACGCAGATTAATTTGAATACTTCAAACATGTGGGGGATTGTTAAGAGTATTGTTGACTTGTGTATGAAGTTGAAGGAGGGCAAATATGTGCTTGTTAAGGATCCATCGAAGCCGCAGGTGCGGATCTACGATGTGCCCCAGGATGCTTTTGATAATGATTATGTAGAGGAGCCATTGCCGGAGGACGAGCAGGTGCAGCCTCCAGCTGAGGATGCAGATGGTACTGAAGCAAGTGCCACTGTTGATGGAGCTGCCGATGATAAGGAGGTTGCTAAGGAAGTTGTTGCTGCTGCTTAA